The proteins below come from a single Larimichthys crocea isolate SSNF chromosome II, L_crocea_2.0, whole genome shotgun sequence genomic window:
- the colec12 gene encoding collectin-12, with protein MKDDFADEEEVQSFGYKRFGIQEGTECTKCKNDWALRAAIALLYVLCALLTIAVAVLGYKVVQRMDNVTEGMQNYGGKINAVETDLKKLDDQAGVKSVNATSEIKTFKSDLEALQNQLNDIALRATRNRDMLDDLHITGDDMQNGHVSLQSFLESNTAALRGVNQTLAAYSGMIDDLQTDTARLQSEIQGQVKEQSQTQVTVSALNITQSQQRNLLSTLQKTVEDAGQAVQKLKNDYQGLQQISRQTWADTEWLKEKVQNLQVLAANNSALARSNGEALDDLGTQLSTLASQIQNTSALTEGHDQSLRELMDHQRDHDNTTSSKFDEMEARLDKHENDMDRVAGNVSFASQLLGAISSDLNGLRSCAETVIRHSDMLLGLNSSVTEAKADGKDLRAQQDELTARLDKEVSNLSMVMQEMKLVDSKHSQLITNFTILQGPPGPRGPRGDKGPQGPVGQSGQKGDKGDKGMPGLVGPKGEKGAAGPQGATGSKGASGPRGLPGAKGSRGSGGRPGSPGEKGDAGTPGLPGRDGQSGMPGPQGPQGIRGAAGPAGLDGPRGPVGPIGAPGPPGLPGLPAPIPPFSKPPQPTQPAPPKPPQPPKPQPPKPPQPPKPQPPKPPQPPKPQPPKPAEKPAEIPAEKPAEKPSEEPQGSVSRQVQAPVVPTSSPGCPPEFRKFGDSCYYFSSGSQRLSFDESHQFCANMSSHMIIINDNEEQQFVRNAIAGKGYFWLGLTDREEENVWKWVDGTLPVFKKWKPGQPDNWTHGHEEGEDCAGLIHNANWNDFYCTDRIGFICECASDLEVPVL; from the exons gactgGGCACTGAGGGCGGCTATTGCACTGCTCTATGTGCTCTGTGCCCTGCTCACCATAGCAGTGGCTGTCCTTGGATACAAAG TGGTCCAGAGGATGGACAATGTCACAGAGGGCATGCAGAATTATGGAGGCAAAATCAATGCAGTGGAGACAGACTTAAAGAAACTAG ATGATCAGGCAGGCGTGAAGTCAGTTAACGCCACAAGTGAAATCAAGACTTTCAAGTCCGATCTGGAGGCATTACAAAACCAGCTGAATGATATTGCCCTCAGGGCAACCAGAAACAGAGACATGCTGGATGATCTTCATATCACAGGAGATGACATGCAAAACGGCCACGTCTCCCTGCAGAGTTTTCTGGAAAGCAACACTGCTGCACTGCGTGGGGTCAACCAGACCTTGGCCGCCTACAGTGGCATGATTGACGACCTCCAGACAGACACTGCACGGCTCCAGTCAGAGATACAGGGACAGGTCAAAGAGCAGAGCCAGACCCAGGTTACTGTCAGTGCTCTAAACATCACTCAGTCCCAGCAGCGCAATCTGCTCAGCACACTGCAGAAGACAGTGGAAGACGCAGGCCAGGCAGTGCAGAAACTGAAGAATGACTATCAGGGTCTGCAGCAGATATCAAGGCAAACCTGGGCTGACACAGAGTGGCTTAAGGAAAAGGTCCAGAACCTCCAGGTTTTGGCAGCCAACAACTCAGCCCTGGCCCGGTCCAATGGAGAAGCTCTGGATGACTTGGGGACTCAGCTTAGCACACTGGCCAGCCAGATCCAGAACACTTCAGCTCTTACTGAGGGTCATGACCAGAGCTTGCGTGAGCTGATGGACCACCAGAGAGACCACGATAACACCACTTCATCTAAGTTCGATGAGATGGAAGCACGATTAGACAAGCATGAGAACGACATGGACCGCGTGGCTGGAAATGTCAGTTTTGCCTCGCAGCTCTTGGGGGCCATCAGCTCCGACCTGAATGGCCTGAGGTCCTGCGCTGAGACAGTGATCCGACATTCAGACATGTTACTGGGACTGAACAGTAGTGTAACAGAGGCCAAGGCAGATGGCAAGGATCTGCGCGCCCAGCAAGATGAGCTCACAGCCAGGTTGGACAAAGAGGTCAGCAACCTCTCTATGGTGATGCAGGAGATGAAGCTGGTGGACAGCAAGCACTCACAGCTCATCACCAACTTCACCATCTTGCAGG GTCCACCAGGTCCAAGGGGCCCCAGAGGCGACAAGGGTCCCCAGGGGCCAGTGGGTCAGTCAGGACAGAAGGGTGATAAAGGAGACAAAGGGATGCCAGGGTTGGTGGGACCTAAAGGAGAGAAAGGTGCTGCTGGACCACAAGGTGCAACAGGGTCAAAGGGTGCATCCGGGCCTCGGGGTCTTCCAGGGGCCAAAGGATCAAGAGGGTCTGGAGGTCGACCTGGAAGCCCTGGTGAAAAAGGTGATGCTGGGACTCCAGGACTTCCTGGTAGGGATGGACAGTCTGGGATGCCAGGTCCACAAGGGCCACAGGGGatcagaggagctgcaggaccTGCAGGGTTGGATGGGCCTCGTGGGCCTGTTGGACCCATCGGCGCTCCCGGTCCTCCAGGGTTACCTGGGCTACCAGCGCCAATACCTCCATTTTCAAAGCCTCCTCAGCCTACTCAACCTGCTCCTCCCAAACCACCCCAGCCTCCCAAACCACAACCTCCCAAACCACCTCAACCTCCCAAACCACAACCTCCCAAACCACCCCAGCCTCCCAAACCACAACCTCCCAAACCAGCAGAGAAACCGGCAGAGATACCAGCAGAGAAACCAGCAGAAAAACCATCAGAGGAACCGCAAGGCTCTGTGTCCCGGCAGGTCCAGGCACCTGTGGTCCCAACTTCATCACCTG GTTGCCCGCCTGAGTTCAGAAAGTTTGGAGACAGCTGCTATTACTTCTCCTCTGGTTCTCAGAGACTCAGCTTTGACGAGTCCCACCAGTTTTGTGCTAACATGTCATCTCATATGATCATTATTAACGACAATGAGGAACAG CAATTTGTGAGAAATGCAATTGCAGGAAAAGGATATTTCTGGCTGGGCCTTACtgacagggaggaggaaaatgTCTGGAAATGGGTGGATGGGACGTTACCTGTTTTCAA GAAGTGGAAGCCTGGCCAGCCTGATAACTGGACCCATGGCCACGAAGAAGGCGAGGACTGTGCTGGTCTTATCCATAATGCCAACTGGAATGATTTCTACTGCACTGATCGCATCGGTTTCATCTGTGAATGCGCCTCTGACT TGGAAGTTCCAGTTTTATAG